One stretch of Tribolium castaneum strain GA2 chromosome 5, icTriCast1.1, whole genome shotgun sequence DNA includes these proteins:
- the LOC662446 gene encoding endocuticle structural glycoprotein SgAbd-2: MPTSASALCLIKMWQLYGVFSLIALAATAEIPDYQEAKKPIIPILKQTFDQDHGGYQFSYETGNGIHAQESGYFKNKGDEKKEILVQQGTITYHDEHGHPITLSYIADENGFQPQGAHLPTPPPIPQEIQKALQEIPQQDYAEDYQQ; this comes from the exons ATGCCAACTTCCGCCAGTGCACTGTGCTTAATCAAAATGTGGCAG CTTTACGGAGTTTTTTCCCTAATCGCCCTCGCAGCAACCGCCGAAATCCCCGACTaccaagaagccaaaaaaccaATCATCCCCATCCTCAAACAAACTTTCGACCAAGACCACGGGGGCTACCAGTTCAG CTACGAGACGGGCAACGGCATCCACGCGCAGGAATCGGGCTATTTCAAGAATAAAGGCGACGAGAAGAAGGAAATTTTGGTGCAGCAGGGCACCATCACCTACCATGACGAGCACGGCCATCCCATCACCTTGAGCTACATCGCGGATGAAAATGGGTTCCAACCACAGGGGGCCCATCTGCCCACGCCCCCGCCCATCCCGCAAGAAATCCAAAAGGCGCTGCAGGAAATCCCCCAGCAGGACTATGCGGAGGATTATCAGCAGTGA
- the jp gene encoding uncharacterized protein jp isoform X4 has protein sequence MLWYQDDDEEENLMFSPALMARRASESWIDTPPVENLVTQTSLQRKKSLPDFQDLPRATGAMSREEVSYLGSARREEVRRQAEEKERLRANPLLYLVSPQVKDWLSRQQLVIVVLFINISLAIMFFKLLT, from the exons ATGTTGTGGTACCAAGACGATGACGAGGAGGAGAACCTCATGTTTTCCCCCGCCCTCATGGCACGCAGAGCCTCCGAAAGCTGGATTGATACACCACCTGTAGAG AATCTGGTGACGCAGACTTCGTTGCAACGCAAGAAATCACTGCCCGATTTTCAGGATCTGCCGAGGGCGACCGGTGCCATGTCGAGGGAGGAGGTGTCCTATCTTGGGTCAGCTCGCAGAGAGGAGGTCCGCCGTCAAGCCGAAGAGAAAGAACGACTTCGTGCCAATCCGCTCCTCTACCTAGTCAGTCCGCAAGTAAAG GATTGGCTCTCGCGCCAACAGCTGGTGATTGTAGTGCTGTTCATCAATATATCGCTGGCCATCATGTTCTTCAAGCTGCTGACATAG
- the jp gene encoding junctophilin-1 isoform X1: MQQANQVGDNGGSSPAATGATGTATTRSHVNGGRFDFDDGGTYCGGWEDGKAHGHGVCTGPKGQGAYSGSWHYGFEVSGVYTWPSGSCFEGQWQNGKRHGFGVETRGRWIYRGEWTQGFKGRYGVRQSNTSTAKYEGTWANGLQDGYGSETYADDGTYQGQWLRGMRHGYGVRNSAPFGKASKYRANKTLRASLTSLRSNEGNTGANPEAAEKRDRRVDDSRGGFVLKMNSAEPTKRRQSLGSGNIKKGLLMGLKLKKQRSTGDLEKRGGGGSGSIRSTGSSASWVSTDSAQSGMTNASIPSDSNASFVVEDEQMDPKVTETYMGEWKNDKRSGFGISERSDGLKYEGEWYANKKYGYGVTTFSNGEKEEGKYKNNVLITSQKKKLFLMRSAKFRERIDAAVNAAQRASKIALQKADIAISRTATARGKAEQADLAAAQAREDSDVATTVAKQYAPDFKQPGLERLKARQNKYQINTDTVTLNQKENPHNQIPNQVPNQIPNQIPNQTPNQVNKPLANQLNQIPNQIPNKPHNQTNYPPQQTVGFNLQQNQNAYNNTNNVSNEFGPQQNFSPDNKITNEFPGNKPRNSLPADDISPQVSSLRRGSRRVSGDRPYLGNLGQQSSIDHFDHYKRPPSRDSSVDRYSRATGRMSSTVGSRQPSVERSSRPSETPDRSLRAPSVARGTTPVPTIPNTKNGSVLTGSAAGSNAKLAGNNPGQPPPFEEIIIRKRGLGQDIIPSPNQPKRTESLFIPGAPTTQAPKNLVTQTSLQRKKSLPDFQDLPRATGAMSREEVSYLGSARREEVRRQAEEKERLRANPLLYLVSPQVKDWLSRQQLVIVVLFINISLAIMFFKLLT, from the exons ATGCAACAGGCGAACCAGGTGGGGGACAACGGGGGCTCCTCCCCCGCGGCCACCGGGGCCACGGGCACGGCCACCACCCGCAGCCACGTGAACGGCGGCCGCTTCGACTTCGACGACGGCGGCACCTACTGCGGCGGCTGGGAGGACGGCAAGGCCCACGGACACGGCGTCTGCACCGGCCCCAAGGGCCAGGGGGCCTACTCCGGCTCCTGGCACTACGGCTTCGAAGTCTCCGGGGTCTATACTTGGCCGAG TGGGAGTTGCTTCGAAGGGCAATGGCAAAATGGAAAAAGACACGGCTTCGGGGTGGAAACCCGAGGCCGGTGGATTTATCGGGGAGAGTGGACGCAGGGCTTTAAAGGACGATATGGAGTGCGGCAGTCCAACACCTCCACAGCCAAATACGAAGGAACTTGGGCGAATGGCCTACAAGATGGTTACGGATCCGAGACTTACGCAGACGATG GCACTTACCAAGGACAATGGCTGAGAGGCATGAGACATGGCTACGGCGTAAGGAACAGTGCGCCATTCGGCAAAGCGTCCAAATACAGAGCTAACAAGACATTAAGGGCGTCTCTAACGTCGCTACGCAGTAATGAAGGCAATACGGGAGCAAATCCAGAAGCGGCGGAAAAAAGAGACCGGCGAGTTGATGATTCCAGAGGAGGCTTCGTCCTTAAAATGAACTCGGCCGAACCCACGAAAAGGAGACAATCCCTCGGCTCCGGAAATATTAAGAAAGGATTGCTTATG GGGTTGAAGTTGAAGAAGCAACGAAGCACTGGCGATTTAGAAAAAAGGGGTGGTGGAGGATCTGGCAGTATCAGATCGACAGGATCATCAGCCTCTTGGGTCAGCACTGATTCGGCACAGTCAGGCATGACCAACGCTTCTATACCGTCCGATTCCAATGCGAGCTTCGTTGTTGAG GACGAGCAAATGGATCCTAAAGTAACCGAAACTTACATGGGTGAGTGGAAGAACGACAAAAGATCAGGCTTCGGCATTAGCGAGAGATCCGATGGTCTCAAATACGAAGGCGAATGGTATGCGAACAAGAAATACGGTTACGGTGTAACCACGTTCAGTAACGGGGAGAAAGAGGAAGGCAAATACAAGAACAACGTCCTTATAACGAGCCAAAAGAAGAAACTGTTTTTAATGAGATCAGCTAAATTTAGGGAAAGAATCGACGCCGCAGTGAACGCCGCTCAAAGAGCATCGAAAATAGCGTTACAGAAAGCAGATATTGCGATATCGAGAACGGCAACGGCCAGAGGCAAAGCCGAGCAAGCGGACCTAGCGGCTGCTCAGGCGAGGGAAGACTCGGACGTGGCCACAACTGTTGCCAAACAATACGCGCCCGACTTCAAGCAGCCGGGTCTGGAAAGGCTGAAAGCGCGACAAAACAAGTACCAAATCAACACAGACACAGTCACCCTCAACCAGAAGGAGAACCCACACAACCAAATTCCAAACCAAGTACCGAACCAAATTCCCAACCAAATTCCCAATCAAACGCCAAACCAAGTCAACAAACCACTCGCGAACCAACTCAACCAGATACCGAACCAAATACCCAACAAACCACACAACCAAACCAACTACCCGCCCCAGCAAACCGTAGGTTTCAACCTCCAACAAAACCAAAACGCTTATAACAACACTAACAATGTGTCCAACGAGTTCGGTCCGCAGCAAAACTTCTCACCGGACAATAAAATCACCAACGAATTCCCCGGAAACAAACCCCGGAATTCCCTCCCAGCCGACGACATCTCCCCGCAAGTGAGCTCGCTCCGGAGGGGCTCGAGGCGGGTTTCCGGCGATAGGCCGTACTTAGGGAACTTAGGTCAACAGTCTTCGATAGATCACTTCGATCACTACAAAAGGCCGCCCAGTCGGGACTCGAGTGTGGATAGGTACTCCCGAGCCACAGGCAGGATGAGCAGCACAGTCGGGTCCCGACAGCCCTCAGTGGAACGGTCGTCTCGTCCTTCGGAGACCCCCGACAGGTCCTTGCGGGCGCCGTCGGTCGCAAGGGGGACGACTCCGGTTCCGACGATTCCCAACACGAAGAACGGGTCCGTGTTGACCGGAAGTGCGGCGGGAAGCAACGCCAAGTTGGCTGGGAATAATCCAGGACAGCCGCCGCCGTTCGAAGAAATCATCATTCGGAAGCGGGGACTGGGCCAGGATATCATTCCTTCTCCTAACCAACCGAAACGGACTGAAAGCCTATTCATTCCTGGAGCGCCAACGACGCAAGCGCCTAAG AATCTGGTGACGCAGACTTCGTTGCAACGCAAGAAATCACTGCCCGATTTTCAGGATCTGCCGAGGGCGACCGGTGCCATGTCGAGGGAGGAGGTGTCCTATCTTGGGTCAGCTCGCAGAGAGGAGGTCCGCCGTCAAGCCGAAGAGAAAGAACGACTTCGTGCCAATCCGCTCCTCTACCTAGTCAGTCCGCAAGTAAAG GATTGGCTCTCGCGCCAACAGCTGGTGATTGTAGTGCTGTTCATCAATATATCGCTGGCCATCATGTTCTTCAAGCTGCTGACATAG
- the jp gene encoding junctophilin-1 isoform X3: MQQANQVGDNGGSSPAATGATGTATTRSHVNGGRFDFDDGGTYCGGWEDGKAHGHGVCTGPKGQGAYSGSWHYGFEVSGVYTWPSGSCFEGQWQNGKRHGFGVETRGRWIYRGEWTQGFKGRYGVRQSNTSTAKYEGTWANGLQDGYGSETYADDGTYQGQWLRGMRHGYGVRNSAPFGKASKYRANKTLRASLTSLRSNEGNTGANPEAAEKRDRRVDDSRGGFVLKMNSAEPTKRRQSLGSGNIKKGLLMGLKLKKQRSTGDLEKRGGGGSGSIRSTGSSASWVSTDSAQSGMTNASIPSDSNASFVVEDEQMDPKVTETYMGEWKNDKRSGFGISERSDGLKYEGEWYANKKYGYGVTTFSNGEKEEGKYKNNVLITSQKKKLFLMRSAKFRERIDAAVNAAQRASKIALQKADIAISRTATARGKAEQADLAAAQAREDSDVATTVAKQYAPDFKQPGLERLKARQNKYQINTDTVTLNQKENPHNQIPNQVPNQIPNQIPNQTPNQVNKPLANQLNQIPNQIPNKPHNQTNYPPQQTVGFNLQQNQNAYNNTNNVSNEFGPQQNFSPDNKITNEFPGNKPRNSLPADDISPQVSSLRRGSRRVSGDRPYLGNLGQQSSIDHFDHYKRPPSRDSSVDRYSRATGRMSSTVGSRQPSVERSSRPSETPDRSLRAPSVARGTTPVPTIPNTKNGSVLTGSAAGSNAKLAGNNPGQPPPFEEIIIRKRGLGQDIIPSPNQPKRTESLFIPGAPTTQAPKDLPRATGAMSREEVSYLGSARREEVRRQAEEKERLRANPLLYLVSPQVKDWLSRQQLVIVVLFINISLAIMFFKLLT; encoded by the exons ATGCAACAGGCGAACCAGGTGGGGGACAACGGGGGCTCCTCCCCCGCGGCCACCGGGGCCACGGGCACGGCCACCACCCGCAGCCACGTGAACGGCGGCCGCTTCGACTTCGACGACGGCGGCACCTACTGCGGCGGCTGGGAGGACGGCAAGGCCCACGGACACGGCGTCTGCACCGGCCCCAAGGGCCAGGGGGCCTACTCCGGCTCCTGGCACTACGGCTTCGAAGTCTCCGGGGTCTATACTTGGCCGAG TGGGAGTTGCTTCGAAGGGCAATGGCAAAATGGAAAAAGACACGGCTTCGGGGTGGAAACCCGAGGCCGGTGGATTTATCGGGGAGAGTGGACGCAGGGCTTTAAAGGACGATATGGAGTGCGGCAGTCCAACACCTCCACAGCCAAATACGAAGGAACTTGGGCGAATGGCCTACAAGATGGTTACGGATCCGAGACTTACGCAGACGATG GCACTTACCAAGGACAATGGCTGAGAGGCATGAGACATGGCTACGGCGTAAGGAACAGTGCGCCATTCGGCAAAGCGTCCAAATACAGAGCTAACAAGACATTAAGGGCGTCTCTAACGTCGCTACGCAGTAATGAAGGCAATACGGGAGCAAATCCAGAAGCGGCGGAAAAAAGAGACCGGCGAGTTGATGATTCCAGAGGAGGCTTCGTCCTTAAAATGAACTCGGCCGAACCCACGAAAAGGAGACAATCCCTCGGCTCCGGAAATATTAAGAAAGGATTGCTTATG GGGTTGAAGTTGAAGAAGCAACGAAGCACTGGCGATTTAGAAAAAAGGGGTGGTGGAGGATCTGGCAGTATCAGATCGACAGGATCATCAGCCTCTTGGGTCAGCACTGATTCGGCACAGTCAGGCATGACCAACGCTTCTATACCGTCCGATTCCAATGCGAGCTTCGTTGTTGAG GACGAGCAAATGGATCCTAAAGTAACCGAAACTTACATGGGTGAGTGGAAGAACGACAAAAGATCAGGCTTCGGCATTAGCGAGAGATCCGATGGTCTCAAATACGAAGGCGAATGGTATGCGAACAAGAAATACGGTTACGGTGTAACCACGTTCAGTAACGGGGAGAAAGAGGAAGGCAAATACAAGAACAACGTCCTTATAACGAGCCAAAAGAAGAAACTGTTTTTAATGAGATCAGCTAAATTTAGGGAAAGAATCGACGCCGCAGTGAACGCCGCTCAAAGAGCATCGAAAATAGCGTTACAGAAAGCAGATATTGCGATATCGAGAACGGCAACGGCCAGAGGCAAAGCCGAGCAAGCGGACCTAGCGGCTGCTCAGGCGAGGGAAGACTCGGACGTGGCCACAACTGTTGCCAAACAATACGCGCCCGACTTCAAGCAGCCGGGTCTGGAAAGGCTGAAAGCGCGACAAAACAAGTACCAAATCAACACAGACACAGTCACCCTCAACCAGAAGGAGAACCCACACAACCAAATTCCAAACCAAGTACCGAACCAAATTCCCAACCAAATTCCCAATCAAACGCCAAACCAAGTCAACAAACCACTCGCGAACCAACTCAACCAGATACCGAACCAAATACCCAACAAACCACACAACCAAACCAACTACCCGCCCCAGCAAACCGTAGGTTTCAACCTCCAACAAAACCAAAACGCTTATAACAACACTAACAATGTGTCCAACGAGTTCGGTCCGCAGCAAAACTTCTCACCGGACAATAAAATCACCAACGAATTCCCCGGAAACAAACCCCGGAATTCCCTCCCAGCCGACGACATCTCCCCGCAAGTGAGCTCGCTCCGGAGGGGCTCGAGGCGGGTTTCCGGCGATAGGCCGTACTTAGGGAACTTAGGTCAACAGTCTTCGATAGATCACTTCGATCACTACAAAAGGCCGCCCAGTCGGGACTCGAGTGTGGATAGGTACTCCCGAGCCACAGGCAGGATGAGCAGCACAGTCGGGTCCCGACAGCCCTCAGTGGAACGGTCGTCTCGTCCTTCGGAGACCCCCGACAGGTCCTTGCGGGCGCCGTCGGTCGCAAGGGGGACGACTCCGGTTCCGACGATTCCCAACACGAAGAACGGGTCCGTGTTGACCGGAAGTGCGGCGGGAAGCAACGCCAAGTTGGCTGGGAATAATCCAGGACAGCCGCCGCCGTTCGAAGAAATCATCATTCGGAAGCGGGGACTGGGCCAGGATATCATTCCTTCTCCTAACCAACCGAAACGGACTGAAAGCCTATTCATTCCTGGAGCGCCAACGACGCAAGCGCCTAAG GATCTGCCGAGGGCGACCGGTGCCATGTCGAGGGAGGAGGTGTCCTATCTTGGGTCAGCTCGCAGAGAGGAGGTCCGCCGTCAAGCCGAAGAGAAAGAACGACTTCGTGCCAATCCGCTCCTCTACCTAGTCAGTCCGCAAGTAAAG GATTGGCTCTCGCGCCAACAGCTGGTGATTGTAGTGCTGTTCATCAATATATCGCTGGCCATCATGTTCTTCAAGCTGCTGACATAG
- the jp gene encoding uncharacterized protein jp isoform X5 — translation MLWYQDDDEEENLMFSPALMARRASESWIDTPPVEDLPRATGAMSREEVSYLGSARREEVRRQAEEKERLRANPLLYLVSPQVKDWLSRQQLVIVVLFINISLAIMFFKLLT, via the exons ATGTTGTGGTACCAAGACGATGACGAGGAGGAGAACCTCATGTTTTCCCCCGCCCTCATGGCACGCAGAGCCTCCGAAAGCTGGATTGATACACCACCTGTAGAG GATCTGCCGAGGGCGACCGGTGCCATGTCGAGGGAGGAGGTGTCCTATCTTGGGTCAGCTCGCAGAGAGGAGGTCCGCCGTCAAGCCGAAGAGAAAGAACGACTTCGTGCCAATCCGCTCCTCTACCTAGTCAGTCCGCAAGTAAAG GATTGGCTCTCGCGCCAACAGCTGGTGATTGTAGTGCTGTTCATCAATATATCGCTGGCCATCATGTTCTTCAAGCTGCTGACATAG
- the jp gene encoding junctophilin-1 isoform X2, with amino-acid sequence MQQANQVGDNGGSSPAATGATGTATTRSHVNGGRFDFDDGGTYCGGWEDGKAHGHGVCTGPKGQGAYSGSWHYGFEVSGVYTWPSGSCFEGQWQNGKRHGFGVETRGRWIYRGEWTQGFKGRYGVRQSNTSTAKYEGTWANGLQDGYGSETYADDGTYQGQWLRGMRHGYGVRNSAPFGKASKYRANKTLRASLTSLRSNEGNTGANPEAAEKRDRRVDDSRGGFVLKMNSAEPTKRRQSLGSGNIKKGLLMGLKLKKQRSTGDLEKRGGGGSGSIRSTGSSASWVSTDSAQSGMTNASIPSDSNASFVVEDEQMDPKVTETYMGEWKNDKRSGFGISERSDGLKYEGEWYANKKYGYGVTTFSNGEKEEGKYKNNVLITSQKKKLFLMRSAKFRERIDAAVNAAQRASKIALQKADIAISRTATARGKAEQADLAAAQAREDSDVATTVAKQYAPDFKQPGLERLKARQNKYQINTDTVTLNQKENPHNQIPNQVPNQIPNQIPNQTPNQVNKPLANQLNQIPNQIPNKPHNQTNYPPQQTVGFNLQQNQNAYNNTNNVSNEFGPQQNFSPDNKITNEFPGNKPRNSLPADDISPQVSSLRRGSRRVSGDRPYLGNLGQQSSIDHFDHYKRPPSRDSSVDRYSRATGRMSSTVGSRQPSVERSSRPSETPDRSLRAPSVARGTTPVPTIPNTKNGSVLTGSAAGSNAKLAGNNPGQPPPFEEIIIRKRGLGQDIIPSPNQPKRTESLFIPGAPTTQAPKNLVTQTSLQRKKSLPDFQDLPRATGAMSREEVSYLGSARREEVRRQAEEKERLRANPLLYLVSPQVKRSDRIGSRANSW; translated from the exons ATGCAACAGGCGAACCAGGTGGGGGACAACGGGGGCTCCTCCCCCGCGGCCACCGGGGCCACGGGCACGGCCACCACCCGCAGCCACGTGAACGGCGGCCGCTTCGACTTCGACGACGGCGGCACCTACTGCGGCGGCTGGGAGGACGGCAAGGCCCACGGACACGGCGTCTGCACCGGCCCCAAGGGCCAGGGGGCCTACTCCGGCTCCTGGCACTACGGCTTCGAAGTCTCCGGGGTCTATACTTGGCCGAG TGGGAGTTGCTTCGAAGGGCAATGGCAAAATGGAAAAAGACACGGCTTCGGGGTGGAAACCCGAGGCCGGTGGATTTATCGGGGAGAGTGGACGCAGGGCTTTAAAGGACGATATGGAGTGCGGCAGTCCAACACCTCCACAGCCAAATACGAAGGAACTTGGGCGAATGGCCTACAAGATGGTTACGGATCCGAGACTTACGCAGACGATG GCACTTACCAAGGACAATGGCTGAGAGGCATGAGACATGGCTACGGCGTAAGGAACAGTGCGCCATTCGGCAAAGCGTCCAAATACAGAGCTAACAAGACATTAAGGGCGTCTCTAACGTCGCTACGCAGTAATGAAGGCAATACGGGAGCAAATCCAGAAGCGGCGGAAAAAAGAGACCGGCGAGTTGATGATTCCAGAGGAGGCTTCGTCCTTAAAATGAACTCGGCCGAACCCACGAAAAGGAGACAATCCCTCGGCTCCGGAAATATTAAGAAAGGATTGCTTATG GGGTTGAAGTTGAAGAAGCAACGAAGCACTGGCGATTTAGAAAAAAGGGGTGGTGGAGGATCTGGCAGTATCAGATCGACAGGATCATCAGCCTCTTGGGTCAGCACTGATTCGGCACAGTCAGGCATGACCAACGCTTCTATACCGTCCGATTCCAATGCGAGCTTCGTTGTTGAG GACGAGCAAATGGATCCTAAAGTAACCGAAACTTACATGGGTGAGTGGAAGAACGACAAAAGATCAGGCTTCGGCATTAGCGAGAGATCCGATGGTCTCAAATACGAAGGCGAATGGTATGCGAACAAGAAATACGGTTACGGTGTAACCACGTTCAGTAACGGGGAGAAAGAGGAAGGCAAATACAAGAACAACGTCCTTATAACGAGCCAAAAGAAGAAACTGTTTTTAATGAGATCAGCTAAATTTAGGGAAAGAATCGACGCCGCAGTGAACGCCGCTCAAAGAGCATCGAAAATAGCGTTACAGAAAGCAGATATTGCGATATCGAGAACGGCAACGGCCAGAGGCAAAGCCGAGCAAGCGGACCTAGCGGCTGCTCAGGCGAGGGAAGACTCGGACGTGGCCACAACTGTTGCCAAACAATACGCGCCCGACTTCAAGCAGCCGGGTCTGGAAAGGCTGAAAGCGCGACAAAACAAGTACCAAATCAACACAGACACAGTCACCCTCAACCAGAAGGAGAACCCACACAACCAAATTCCAAACCAAGTACCGAACCAAATTCCCAACCAAATTCCCAATCAAACGCCAAACCAAGTCAACAAACCACTCGCGAACCAACTCAACCAGATACCGAACCAAATACCCAACAAACCACACAACCAAACCAACTACCCGCCCCAGCAAACCGTAGGTTTCAACCTCCAACAAAACCAAAACGCTTATAACAACACTAACAATGTGTCCAACGAGTTCGGTCCGCAGCAAAACTTCTCACCGGACAATAAAATCACCAACGAATTCCCCGGAAACAAACCCCGGAATTCCCTCCCAGCCGACGACATCTCCCCGCAAGTGAGCTCGCTCCGGAGGGGCTCGAGGCGGGTTTCCGGCGATAGGCCGTACTTAGGGAACTTAGGTCAACAGTCTTCGATAGATCACTTCGATCACTACAAAAGGCCGCCCAGTCGGGACTCGAGTGTGGATAGGTACTCCCGAGCCACAGGCAGGATGAGCAGCACAGTCGGGTCCCGACAGCCCTCAGTGGAACGGTCGTCTCGTCCTTCGGAGACCCCCGACAGGTCCTTGCGGGCGCCGTCGGTCGCAAGGGGGACGACTCCGGTTCCGACGATTCCCAACACGAAGAACGGGTCCGTGTTGACCGGAAGTGCGGCGGGAAGCAACGCCAAGTTGGCTGGGAATAATCCAGGACAGCCGCCGCCGTTCGAAGAAATCATCATTCGGAAGCGGGGACTGGGCCAGGATATCATTCCTTCTCCTAACCAACCGAAACGGACTGAAAGCCTATTCATTCCTGGAGCGCCAACGACGCAAGCGCCTAAG AATCTGGTGACGCAGACTTCGTTGCAACGCAAGAAATCACTGCCCGATTTTCAGGATCTGCCGAGGGCGACCGGTGCCATGTCGAGGGAGGAGGTGTCCTATCTTGGGTCAGCTCGCAGAGAGGAGGTCCGCCGTCAAGCCGAAGAGAAAGAACGACTTCGTGCCAATCCGCTCCTCTACCTAGTCAGTCCGCAAGTAAAG AGATCCGATAG GATTGGCTCTCGCGCCAACAGCTGGTGA
- the jp gene encoding junctophilin-1 isoform X6, which produces MQQANQVGDNGGSSPAATGATGTATTRSHVNGGRFDFDDGGTYCGGWEDGKAHGHGVCTGPKGQGAYSGSWHYGFEVSGVYTWPRTYNNGSHYYTKERRKHNHSYVEMVGVH; this is translated from the exons ATGCAACAGGCGAACCAGGTGGGGGACAACGGGGGCTCCTCCCCCGCGGCCACCGGGGCCACGGGCACGGCCACCACCCGCAGCCACGTGAACGGCGGCCGCTTCGACTTCGACGACGGCGGCACCTACTGCGGCGGCTGGGAGGACGGCAAGGCCCACGGACACGGCGTCTGCACCGGCCCCAAGGGCCAGGGGGCCTACTCCGGCTCCTGGCACTACGGCTTCGAAGTCTCCGGGGTCTATACTTGGCCGAG AACCTACAACAACGGAAGCCACTACTACACCAAAGAAAGAAGAAAGCACAACCATTCCTACGTTGAAATGGTTGGCGTCCACTGA